The Synergistales bacterium DNA segment CAGACCGATCTCCGTATCGAGGATCGACTTCACCAGCTCGGGATCCGTGCCGTCCACCACCAGCTGGATGGACTTGCCCAGAAAGACATCGTCCAGTTCGGCGGCGTCGTCTTCCAGCGCCAGGAGCCCCTCGCGCCGGGCCTTCTCGGCAAAGCTCACCATGGTCTGCACCAGCCCGATCAGATCGGGGCTGCTTGCGAAGAAGGCCCGCCGGACCACCTTCCCGATGTTGAGGATGCGCTCCAGCGGATTGCTGATGATTGTGGCGCCCATACTGCCGCCGATGACGATCAGCAAAGCAGGAAAGTTGACAAAGGCCCCTGCGTCGCCCCCGGCGACGATCCCCCCCACGACGAGGATGAAGGCCAGAGATATGCCGATAACGGTTGCCAGATCCACAACGCCACCTCCAGAGAACAGTCAGAAGCACCGCGCTCATCCCAAACGGGGAGGACCACTCTGCATCGTATAGCTACATAGTAAAGCTCCCGTCACGAACCGTCAAAGGCCCCGCGGAATCTGGCGTCTTTGGCGGTACGGATGCGGTCCACCACCACACGCATCTGTTCGCGGACCACATAGCGGTGGCCGTTGGAGAGCAGGATCACCGTATCGGGCGTCGCTTCCACCGTCTCCACCAGGTCGACGTTGAGATAGAAGGTGCTGCCGTCGAACCGGGTTACCTCGATCATAGCGCCTCCATTGCGTCACAGGTTACCGTTTAAGGTTCACCGTCTCCTCCATCACCTCGTCGCTGGTGGTAATGATCCGGGCGTTGGCCTGGTAGCCCCGCTGGCCCCGGATGAGGTTGGTGAACTCCTGGGCGATATCCACGTTGGATGTCTCCAGGCTCATGCTCATCAGCTTGCCGGCCCGGCCCTCCGAAGGATTGCCCAGCTCGATGATCCCCGTGTTCGGTCCCTCCACGTAGACATTCTCGCCGGCCTTGCTGAGTCCGCCGGGGTTGTTGGCCAGCGCCAGCGGAATCCGGTAGAGCGGCACCGTCTGGCCGTTGTCGTAGATGCCCGAGACCCTGCCGTCCTGGCCGATCTGGTAGCTGGTCATCACGCCCATCCCGTGGCCGTCCTGGTAGTAGCCCTTGGTCGTGGAGGGAGAGGCGTACTGGGTAACCCCCTCG contains these protein-coding regions:
- a CDS encoding motility protein A, whose translation is MDLATVIGISLAFILVVGGIVAGGDAGAFVNFPALLIVIGGSMGATIISNPLERILNIGKVVRRAFFASSPDLIGLVQTMVSFAEKARREGLLALEDDAAELDDVFLGKSIQLVVDGTDPELVKSILDTEIGLLEERHVQNKKIFDSLGELAPAFGMLGTLIGLIQMLRNLEDPDALGPGMAVALITTFYGSFLANAFAIPLARKLGARTSEEVLSRELMVEGVLAIQAGENPRIVEEKLKVFLPPVQRQVLEEQKNTGGEE
- a CDS encoding flagellar FlbD family protein — translated: MIEVTRFDGSTFYLNVDLVETVEATPDTVILLSNGHRYVVREQMRVVVDRIRTAKDARFRGAFDGS